The Armatimonas rosea genome includes a window with the following:
- a CDS encoding MBL fold metallo-hydrolase — MIVHCLASGSSGNALLVVSEAGALLVDAGIGVRTLKRWCADFGVALENLSGVLVTHEHGDHSVGAVPLAVRYKVPIIATPGTLTALQSADKRDFPRIELSPGNERGVGAFGVRALQTTHDCAEPCGFRVEQSGTALAYATDTGSITPDIREACHGASLLVVEANHDIHRLRFGPYPEHLKSRILARTGHLSNNAAADLVLGHTLEHGPAAVWFAHLSEVNNTPGIVRAYWKRRWQEAGCAASPAVVEIAQRDTPSLTWQAGARAVQKSLF; from the coding sequence GTGATCGTCCACTGCCTCGCCTCGGGGTCGTCGGGGAATGCCTTGCTGGTGGTCTCTGAGGCGGGGGCGCTCTTGGTCGATGCGGGGATCGGGGTGCGGACCCTCAAGCGCTGGTGCGCCGACTTCGGGGTCGCGCTGGAGAACCTAAGTGGCGTACTGGTCACCCACGAGCACGGCGACCACTCCGTGGGAGCGGTGCCGCTGGCGGTGCGCTACAAAGTCCCCATTATCGCCACGCCGGGGACACTCACTGCCCTCCAGAGCGCCGACAAGCGCGACTTTCCCCGTATCGAGCTCTCCCCCGGCAACGAGCGGGGGGTGGGGGCGTTTGGGGTGCGTGCCCTCCAGACCACCCACGACTGCGCCGAGCCCTGCGGCTTTCGGGTGGAGCAGAGTGGCACGGCCCTGGCCTACGCCACCGACACAGGCTCGATTACGCCGGACATTCGCGAGGCGTGTCATGGTGCTTCGCTCCTGGTGGTCGAGGCCAACCACGATATCCACCGCCTGCGCTTTGGGCCCTACCCCGAGCACCTTAAGAGCCGGATTCTGGCGCGGACCGGGCACCTCTCCAACAATGCCGCCGCCGATCTGGTGCTTGGCCACACGCTTGAACACGGACCCGCCGCGGTCTGGTTTGCCCATCTCTCGGAGGTCAACAACACCCCGGGAATTGTCCGCGCCTACTGGAAGCGGCGCTGGCAGGAGGCGGGGTGTGCCGCAAGCCCCGCTGTGGTCGAGATCGCCCAGCGCGACACACCGTCGCTGACGTGGCAGGCGGGGGCACGTGCTGTCCAGAAGAGTCTCTTTTAG
- a CDS encoding winged helix-turn-helix transcriptional regulator: MSGVTTHEVNLAVIALSPESPLSWISSTLAERGGRQLLASDGLKAFELARTSGVDLVVLAEPLAVLAAQAVCTALREARVSVPILVLSDTTNAAALLTAGADVVLALESDSQVVLAQIDALMRRVAFEHRPLQVGELILDTQARRAERGGKLILLSGTEYTLLELLMRRAGRVVSREEILEHVWPGEVRASDNVLDVYVSYLRTKVDRDFGSSLIRTVRGRGYMIAAE, from the coding sequence ATGAGTGGCGTGACAACTCATGAAGTGAATCTGGCGGTAATCGCCCTCTCCCCTGAGAGCCCTCTCTCCTGGATCTCCTCCACCCTGGCGGAACGTGGGGGGCGTCAGCTCTTGGCGAGTGATGGGCTCAAAGCATTCGAGCTCGCACGCACGAGTGGGGTCGACCTTGTGGTGCTCGCGGAGCCACTGGCCGTTCTGGCTGCCCAAGCGGTCTGTACAGCGCTCCGTGAGGCACGTGTCTCTGTTCCCATTCTGGTGCTGAGCGATACCACAAATGCAGCGGCGCTCCTGACGGCCGGAGCGGACGTCGTGCTTGCTCTGGAGAGTGATTCGCAGGTCGTCCTTGCGCAGATCGATGCCCTGATGCGCCGTGTCGCGTTTGAGCATCGCCCGCTTCAGGTGGGGGAGCTGATCCTCGACACGCAGGCACGGCGCGCCGAGCGGGGGGGCAAGCTCATCCTTCTCTCGGGGACCGAGTACACGCTGCTGGAGCTTCTCATGCGGCGGGCGGGGCGTGTGGTCTCTCGCGAAGAGATCTTGGAGCATGTCTGGCCGGGCGAGGTTCGGGCCAGTGACAACGTGCTGGATGTCTACGTGAGCTACCTGCGGACCAAGGTCGATCGGGACTTTGGCTCGTCCTTGATCCGCACGGTGCGTGGGCGGGGCTACATGATCGCCGCCGAGTAG
- a CDS encoding Gfo/Idh/MocA family protein — MTTLAFIGCAHIHTPGFIHAINRRSDSLRVKYVWDHDAERATRRATELPGSVVELSLEAILADPEVTAVIVCTETNEHIKVVPQIAAAKKHVFVEKPLGFSGSDATQMAAAIESAGVLFSTGYFSRGDNKLRYVKEQLEKGHFGKVTRARMSNCHSGALGGWFDGEWRWMADPSIAGCGGFGDLGTHVLDILLWLFGPVAQATGQLDNGTARYEGCDETGEGMLRFESGVIATLAAAWDDVADPVRLLISGTEGHAAIIHDKLYFQSKHVPTMDGSQPLRSAELPGPISAGLDAFLDQVTGKDSTAPLVGASEAAYRNQVMEAIYAGAKESRWVTL, encoded by the coding sequence ATGACAACATTAGCCTTTATCGGGTGTGCCCATATCCACACACCCGGCTTTATCCACGCCATCAACCGCCGCTCCGACAGCCTCCGGGTCAAGTATGTCTGGGACCACGATGCCGAGCGCGCCACGCGCCGTGCCACTGAGCTCCCGGGCTCCGTGGTCGAGCTCAGCCTTGAGGCGATCCTCGCCGATCCCGAGGTCACGGCGGTGATTGTCTGCACCGAGACCAACGAGCACATCAAGGTTGTCCCCCAGATCGCCGCCGCCAAGAAGCATGTCTTTGTGGAGAAGCCGCTGGGTTTCTCAGGCAGTGATGCCACGCAGATGGCCGCAGCCATCGAGAGTGCGGGCGTACTCTTCTCCACTGGCTACTTCTCCCGCGGCGACAACAAGCTCCGCTATGTAAAAGAGCAGCTCGAAAAAGGCCACTTTGGCAAGGTCACCCGCGCCCGCATGAGCAACTGCCACAGCGGCGCGCTGGGCGGCTGGTTCGATGGGGAGTGGCGCTGGATGGCCGACCCGAGCATCGCGGGCTGTGGCGGGTTTGGGGACCTGGGAACCCACGTCCTGGATATCCTCCTCTGGCTCTTTGGCCCCGTGGCACAGGCGACCGGCCAGCTCGACAACGGGACCGCACGCTACGAGGGCTGTGATGAGACCGGCGAGGGGATGCTGCGCTTTGAGAGCGGGGTGATCGCGACTCTGGCCGCCGCCTGGGACGATGTCGCGGACCCGGTGCGGCTCCTGATCTCGGGCACCGAGGGACACGCGGCGATCATCCACGACAAGCTCTACTTCCAGAGCAAGCACGTCCCCACGATGGACGGCAGCCAGCCGCTGCGCAGCGCCGAGCTTCCCGGCCCGATCTCCGCAGGTCTGGACGCCTTCCTCGATCAAGTGACGGGCAAAGACAGCACCGCCCCGCTCGTGGGTGCGAGCGAGGCGGCATATCGAAATCAGGTGATGGAGGCGATCTACGCGGGAGCGAAAGAGAGCCGCTGGGTCACCCTGTAG